CAGACCATTGAAGATACTGATAAAGCAGAGAAGAGTCAATCACAAGAGAGCAGTGACTTGACTGATGTAGATCTAGTTCAGCCTCTTCCTTCATCAAAACTAGCAGAGAATCAAGATCAGGAGCATATGTAGCAAAATGAGCCTTTGGTTCCTGATGACCAGGAGATGGAAGATCCGATTGATGCTCCAgttgatgatgatgctgataaTCAACCTGAGCTACCTGAAGATCCACCAGGTTTCCATCCTAGGAGGCCTACTAGAGAGCGACGACCTTCAATGAGGTATCTTTCTAGTGAGTATGTGACATTTACTGATGGATATGCGACCTTGACTGATGGGGGAGAACCTGAATGTTATGAGGAAGCTATGGAAGGTGACGACAATAAGAAATGGTTTGATGCAATGCAAGATGAAATAAAATTCTTGCATGATAATCAAATATTTGAGCTTGTGAAGTTGCCAAAAAGAAAGAACGCTTTGCAGAACAGGTGGGTTTATAGGTTGAAGCATGAAGAAAATTCTCAGTGTCCAAGGTACAAGGCTAGATTGGTGGTCAAGGGCTACAGACAGAAAAAGGGAGTTGACTATAATGAAATTTTTTCACCGGTTGTGAGAAGATCTTCTATTAGGACTGTTTTGAGTTTGGCTGCAAGTCTTGATTTAGAGATAGAGCAGATGGATGTGAAAACTTCTTTCCTTCATGGTGATCTTAAGGATGAAATTTACATGGAACAACTTGAAGGTTTCATGGTAAAAGGCAAAGAGGATCATGTCTGCAAACTGAAAAAGAGCTTGTATGGCTTGAAGTAAGCTCTAAGACAATGGTACAAGAAGTTCGAGTCTGTTATGGTAGAACAAGGCTACAAGAAGACTACTTCTGATCATTGTGCATTTGTTAAACAGTTTGCTAGTAATGATTTTATTATCCTTttgatatatgttgatgacatacTTATTGTTGGTCAGAATGCTTCTATGATTGATATGTTGAAGAAGCAACTTGCAATGTCATTTGCAATGAAGGACCTTGAGCCGACAAAAGAGATTCTTGGTATAAGAATCGAGCGtgagagaaaggagaagaaactttggTTGTCACAGGAGAAATACATAGAGACAATGTTACACAGATTTCAAATGGAGAATGCAAAGTCCGTTACTACTCCTCTTGTTACACACTTCAAATTGAGTTACAAGCAAAGTCCATCAAATGTTGAAGAGAAGAAAGACATGAAAAAAGTCCCATATGCATCAGCCGTGGATAGTTTAATGTATGCTATGGTGTGCACAAGACCGGATATAGCTCATGTTGTTGGTTGTGTTAGCCGTTTCGTTACAAACCTAGGAAGAGAGCATTGGAATGCAGTAAAATGGATAATGAGATATCTTCGTGGTACTTCTAACATGAAGTTGTGTTATGGAAGTGATAAGCCTATTCTAGTTGGTTACACTGACTCAGACATGGCAGGAGATATTGACTCTAGAAGGTCTATTTCAGGCTTCTTGATCAACTTTGTGGTTGGAGCTGTGTCTTGGCAATCTAGATTGCAAAAATGTGTTGCTTTGTCTACTAGCGAGGCCGAGTTTATTGCTGTCACCGAAGCGTGCAAGGAAATGCTTTGGATGAAGAAATTCTTGAAGGAACTCGGGTTTACTCAAGAGAGGTATGCATTATTTTGTGATAGTCAAAGTGCTATAATCTTGGTAAAAACTCTACTTTTCATTCTCGATCCAAACATATTGATGTGAGGTATCATTGGATACGTGATGTTTTGGATGCTAAGTTGTTGAAACTTGAAAAGGTTCATACTGATGAGAATGGTTCTGATATGATGACCAAGGCATTACCAAGATGGAAGTTTGAAGTTTGTTGCTTAATCGCCGGATTGGCAGTTATCTCCACATAGTCGTGAGGGAGAGATTTGTTGGGTTTTTGGGCTCCCTTCCTATGTAGAGAAAAAATCCAAATACTAGTATCCAAGCCCATGAATAGTTGAAGTGGTTGAGATGAGTTAGGCTTGAGAGAGAAAGAGGTCATTTTTGAAGGAGAACACCAAAcactagagagaagagaagagagaaagttaTTTTCTCACATACACAAAAATGTCTCTGTAAATTGGTTGCTGCAGATTCGTTAACCGTTAGATCGAGCTTAAATTTGGACAGTGTGTTCTACACATTTGGTTTTTTATTTTCACCGTTTGGATCTTAAATTCAATATCTGTATCTGGAGATATTGGCCACATACAGTAGCTCTATTTTTTgtggtattttcatcttcttgttcttgttttgtAAGCTTTGAAACTTAGGTTGTTTGGCTTATTCTATGCACGTTTTGTGCAATAATTTGTGACTCTCTTGTACCCTCTTTTTCATTATAGTGAAGCTATATCCTGGTTTTGGTGACTCGTGGTTTTTACTTCTCTCATTGAAAAGGTTTTCCAcgttaaaaatctttttaacttattttctattttcttgttTATGTGATTTTTTCCACTACTATTAGGTATTATTGTGTTGGTGTTAATACTTGTTGTGAATAGATATTGTTGCTCCTCTAATTCTTGCAAGTAGAAAATTGTATTTTATTCATATCATTTGTTAATCATGTTAGCAATGAGAGTGAACACAGCCATATGCTCAAGTAGGAAGAGAAGTGTGTCAACAacatttttcaattaattaaacTCATGAGGATATTTCACAGAAAGGAGATTATAGTGTTATAATGTTGTTGTATAGGGTGAAAGAGCTTACACAATTACACTATTAtaagtttaattaaattttctGAGCTGGATTTAAACTTGATTTACTAAACTTATTTCTACGTCTAgtttcaattaattaaaaaatatctatatctatataaatattagaatttagattttctaaattttgaattttattttaaagagtaaagtgtgatctctcaccatttatttcataagtaataagacaaaaaataaatatgagaaaAAAATCATTTAATGGTAGAAAATTACACTTTATCctccaaattaaaaattcacAATTTAGAGGATCTAAATTGTAAATgttataacataaaaatattaaaagattagccgaatttataatttttaatttgcagttaataaacaaaattttaaaatatattattaaattaataaactaaaaaaattgaactaataactaaaatattaatcaaaaaaataaattttattgatcttttaacttttttttgtattattacaataacaaataaattaataatcaaaatttagttaatttttttatataaaaaaatattaatatttatgttaaaaataaaattatttaatataattacaaataaataaattctataaaTAGAGAATCAACATACAAAATATAGAATACATATTAAATACTTGTTATCATTCTTGCAATATGCAGAATTCTAACAACACATAAAATGCGTCCATATTAGACATATGTCAATATTTTGGCTAATAtacactatatatatatttttttttgcacATTCACAATCCTATAATATTCTTCAAATATCAATATTAAAACATCATCTTCATCTCCGGATTAAAAATACCAATTTTAAGCTGAAAAATGAGACTATCTGAAAAATAAGAGTTGCTCCGTGCTCAGTGGTAGTGCTCACACTTGCTCCATCCCCTTTGTTATCTTCTTCAGTCTTCAGTCTTCACAAGAAAGGAAGAAACATGATATTGTCACTCCAAACCCCACGTCCACTCTCTCGCCTCCCTCGCTTCCTTCCATTCTCCACCAACGCCTCTATCACCCTAAACCAATCACAACCCGCCACGTGTACCTCACCCCCTCCACCCCACTCCCAAATCCTCTCCACTCGCCACTCCCTTCTCTCCCGCCAATTCTCCGCCGCCGACCTCCTCCGCTCCCACCTCCACCGTCTCAACCTCACCGAGCCCCACCTCCGCTCCTTCCTCCACCTCCCTGACCCCTCCGACCTCCTCGCTCAAGCCGACTCACTCGACCGCCGCATCGCCGCCGGTGAGGATGTTGGTCCCCTCGCCGGAGTGCTGGTGGCCGTCAAGGACAACATATGTACTGCTGATATGCCGTCCACCGGCGGGTCACGCATTCTCGAAGGGTACCGGCCGCCGTTCGACGCAACCGCCGTAAAGAGGGCGAAGGAGCTTGGCGCCATTGTTGTTGGAAAGACCAATCTAGATGAGTTCGGTATGGGTAGCACCACTGAAGGTTCTGCATTTCAGGTTCTTCAATTTTCTTTAATGTTTAATTTCAAGTATTTGCGATTCTGTTATTTCTAGAACTAGCTTATAGTTAATTTCATGCTGAGCATACTTAATTATATTGTGTTGTATTGCATTGCATTATGTTTTAATTGTTCTGATCGAAGTCTATGTCTGTTCTTTCTATTTCCAATTTGGGTGAAATGAATTGTGTAACTTTTCCTCaaccattttcttttgtttcgtTTTGAGATAGTGAGTATAACTTCATCACAGATAGAAATTAAgctcaattttatttttgaggTTTTCGAATTGAGAGATCTTTAGATACTATGCACCTGCTACATGGTTCTAAGACCATGGTTGCATTGCTGGTACTCATGGATGTGGTGTAATTTGGCTAAGCTTTATGTTGTCTGGATTCTAGTGTTCTTGCTATGGCCCATTTATAACTGGGATTGGTTTACTCAGGTGATGCGTATGTTCATTCAATAGGTCACAGCCAATCCATGGGATCTTTCTAGGGTGCCAGGAGGATCATCTGGAGGATCGGCAGCTGCAGTTTCTGCCAGGCAGTGTGTGGTATCACTGGGAAGTGATACTGGTGGAAGCGTGAGACAGCCAGCATCTTTTTGCGGTGTTATAGGTTTGAAGCCAACTTATGGGCGTGTCTCAAGATTTGGACTTATGGCGTATGCGTCTTCACTTGATACTATTGGTTGCTTTGGTTCATCAGTCGCTGATGCCGGGATTCTCCTTCATGCAATTGCTGGTCATGATAGATTTGATGCCACCTCAAGTAATCAAGTAAGAGTTCTTTTGTATTTGGTATAATTGTTATAGCCCATCTAATCTCCTGTTGTTAGCTGAAGTTGTCAAAGGTATTGGCATAATTTGTCTATAAGATGGGCAGTTGCCGAAATCATTGCAAgtgtttatttatgtatttCTTGTTATTAAGCAGATTCCTAAATTTATTTCTCAGGATGTGCCCAACTTTCTGTCTCATTTTGTCTCTGCTAGTTCCTTTGAAAGTAAGCCCTTGAAGGGTCTGAGAGTTGGTCTGATCCGTGAAACCATTGGTGACGGTGTTGATGCTGGagtaatttctgcaattcattcTGCTGCTTCCCATTTTGAGGAATTAGGATGCTCTGTAAATGAGGTCCTTCTCATCATTTTACTTAGTTCGTACCTATAGCTTCTTTATAAGTTTATGTTAGcacaattatatttttagtatgtttcatTCATTTGCTCTTAAATGTACAGGTCTCACTTCCATCCTTTTCCCTTGGGTTGCCAGCCTACTATATCCTTGCTTCATCTGAATCATCTTCCAACTTATCTCGCTACGATGGTATCAGGTGATAGCTAAATGCTCCATGGCCTCCCTCCGAGATAAAAACACACGCATTCCACAATGTTTTCTTCTATGCTCTTTATTCTTGTTTTGTCGGGTTTGACACCTGCTCCTCCCTCTTTCCTTTTTCTAATCTATTATCTAGATATGGAAATCAAGTTTATGCTGATGAGCTTGACTCTCTTTATGGAAGTTCCCGAGCTAATGGATTTGGTTCTGAGGTACATCCTTTTACTCCCTAGATTTCAAATTTGGTGATATACGGGTTTTTGGCAGCTTTGTATGTGTCTATAAAAGGGATGGTCTAAAATGTTCATTGTTGCTCTTAAAAGCTGGCTATGAATtttaaatgcatatttcaggtcAAAATGAGAATTTTGATGGGGACATATGCCCTTTCGGCTGGTTACTATGATGCATACTACAAACGTGCACAGCAGGTACTGCTAAAGCATTATTCATTTTGCTATAACTATTATATTTGGTCCATTTCCCATTGTGTATTATAAAGTCTAAAGCAATGAAATAGGGATACGTGGTATGATAGATATGCTCAtggattttcttatttatttatttattttctctgtTGCATTCATGTCTAAATTTCATCTACATAGGCAGGTTAatctttgaaaaaatatttatgactATATTTTCACAGGTGAGAACCATAATTAGGAATAGCTTTACAGAAGCACTCAATCAAAATGACATCCTGATTTCACCAGCAGCTCCTTCACCTGCTTATAAAATTGGTAAGCATCTACATTTGCATCTTATTGCTTCGTTACGATTGCATTTCATTGCCTGCATTATTAATTGTCTATTTGCTTGTGACCTTTTAAGgtgaaaagaaaaatgatcccTTGGCCATGTATGCAGGAGACATCATGACTGTAAGCATTTCAATGTTATTGTTTGATTTCCATCTCGTACTTTTATTACATTAGCATTTACCCGGCAAATATTCTTAGTATGAGAAAAGGAATCGCCTAGTGGAATAAAGTCACCAATTAAGAGTTCATCCTCTTTGATATTGTCTGAATTTCTATTTCTAGGTACTTAATATTCATTTACCTGTCACTAACCATAATCTttgccccccccccccccctcctctctctctctctctctctctcaacaGGTAAATGTTAACCTAGCTGGACTACCTGCCTTGGTTTTACCATGTGGATTTGTTGAGGGTGGGACTGCCGGGCTTCCTATTGGTCTCCAAATGATTGGTGCAGCATTTGGTGAGGTATGACTTTTTCTATCTATTGCACTCAACTCCTTGTTGATGGATATCAGGGATATTGTCTTTAGTTTTATTCCCGTTATCAGTCATCATTTCATATAGACATGAATCATGATTTGATGCATTTTCATTGTTTCCTTACATGTAGCTTAATGGAAAacagaattgttttcttgttgcTATGCAATTATCAAGGGACACAAGTATTTATCccattttaaaatttgtgttttttttctctttcaaatatGATTTTTGTTGAGATAAAATCCAATGTGTTTCCAGAAAGCTAATTACAAATAAGAAATTTGTGTGTTTGACTTGGGTCTTGtccgaaaataagaaaaaaactGCAGTGTCTTTGCTTTATCAGTTCTAAAGAGACAAGTCGAATTTTATTCTTGTGAATGAATAATAGGATCCCCATCCTTTATATGGTCTTGCAGGAAGAGCTTCTGAGAGTGGGACATATCTTTGAGCAGACGCTTGAAAATTGCAGATTTGTTCCACCAATTATAGCTGAAGACATTGCAAGCTAGTATAAATGATCCTTCTACCTTTCGGTGATCCATAAAAAGTTACATTAATTCATGACAATATGGTGGttgaagtatttttttttcCGAGGCAATTCAGTACTATATGCTGGTGGCATTCAATGATTC
Above is a genomic segment from Arachis stenosperma cultivar V10309 chromosome 1, arast.V10309.gnm1.PFL2, whole genome shotgun sequence containing:
- the LOC130960346 gene encoding glutamyl-tRNA(Gln) amidotransferase subunit A, chloroplastic/mitochondrial, which gives rise to MILSLQTPRPLSRLPRFLPFSTNASITLNQSQPATCTSPPPPHSQILSTRHSLLSRQFSAADLLRSHLHRLNLTEPHLRSFLHLPDPSDLLAQADSLDRRIAAGEDVGPLAGVLVAVKDNICTADMPSTGGSRILEGYRPPFDATAVKRAKELGAIVVGKTNLDEFGMGSTTEGSAFQVTANPWDLSRVPGGSSGGSAAAVSARQCVVSLGSDTGGSVRQPASFCGVIGLKPTYGRVSRFGLMAYASSLDTIGCFGSSVADAGILLHAIAGHDRFDATSSNQDVPNFLSHFVSASSFESKPLKGLRVGLIRETIGDGVDAGVISAIHSAASHFEELGCSVNEVSLPSFSLGLPAYYILASSESSSNLSRYDGIRYGNQVYADELDSLYGSSRANGFGSEVKMRILMGTYALSAGYYDAYYKRAQQVRTIIRNSFTEALNQNDILISPAAPSPAYKIGEKKNDPLAMYAGDIMTVNVNLAGLPALVLPCGFVEGGTAGLPIGLQMIGAAFGEEELLRVGHIFEQTLENCRFVPPIIAEDIAS